A stretch of Leptospira andrefontaineae DNA encodes these proteins:
- a CDS encoding CCA tRNA nucleotidyltransferase, translating into MMNSDPNKLISQIPSPFLEDLLEISTIIRNHGGEAYLVGGSVRDLILNKIPHEYDLAVSIHPEEMQKIFKRTVPTGIKHGTITVLFHDRSYELTTFRKDEDYIDGRRPETVQFGVSLSEDLKRRDFTMNALALDLQKKILVDEHSGIEDIQNSLIRTIGNPVSRFTEDGLRPVRAIRFVSTLGFAIHPETAEAIETCRPITAKVSTERIHDEFLKVLKSKNPIGGSDLLKKYKILELFSKTKLYSGDWEKHKNGFSKLLESSEKSKIAYFLVSCFSEQNWFSDSNVFFKELRFSNQRTKDSQFLVKTLYSIIQQKEELKTSPGIRTHLLHPIAQYAGKKDLWDWCLELSLLWSAFLNEEAFWLLSAEQEWKKDPPLLLSDLAIDGNLIREKFPELPAPKLGELLRSSLLAVLQDPNQNSEELLLSQIRKSH; encoded by the coding sequence ATGATGAACTCCGATCCGAACAAACTTATCTCCCAAATCCCTTCTCCTTTTTTAGAAGATCTATTAGAGATCAGTACCATAATACGAAACCATGGAGGAGAAGCTTATCTCGTTGGGGGAAGTGTCCGAGATCTGATCTTAAATAAAATCCCTCACGAATACGATCTTGCCGTTTCGATCCATCCGGAAGAAATGCAGAAGATCTTCAAAAGAACGGTTCCGACTGGGATCAAACACGGAACCATTACTGTATTATTCCATGATAGATCCTATGAATTGACCACATTCAGAAAAGACGAAGATTATATTGATGGAAGAAGACCGGAAACAGTACAATTCGGAGTAAGCCTGAGTGAAGACCTGAAAAGAAGGGACTTCACAATGAACGCCTTGGCATTAGATCTTCAAAAAAAGATATTGGTGGACGAACATTCCGGGATAGAAGACATTCAGAATTCTTTAATTAGGACTATTGGAAATCCGGTCTCCAGATTTACGGAAGACGGCCTCAGACCAGTTCGTGCAATTCGATTTGTCTCCACCCTCGGATTTGCGATCCATCCGGAAACCGCAGAAGCGATTGAAACCTGTAGGCCAATCACTGCAAAGGTTTCTACAGAAAGAATCCACGATGAATTTTTAAAGGTTCTCAAAAGCAAAAATCCGATCGGTGGATCGGATCTATTAAAAAAGTATAAAATTCTGGAATTATTCTCCAAAACAAAATTATATTCCGGAGACTGGGAAAAACATAAAAATGGATTTTCCAAACTTCTAGAGTCATCTGAAAAATCAAAAATAGCCTATTTCCTAGTTTCCTGTTTCTCCGAACAAAACTGGTTTTCCGACTCGAATGTATTCTTTAAAGAACTCAGATTTTCCAACCAAAGAACAAAAGATTCTCAGTTTCTAGTAAAAACTTTGTATTCTATCATCCAACAAAAAGAAGAATTAAAAACTTCTCCAGGGATTCGAACACATTTGCTCCATCCGATCGCTCAATATGCGGGTAAAAAGGATCTCTGGGACTGGTGTTTAGAACTTTCTCTTCTTTGGTCAGCTTTTTTAAATGAGGAAGCATTTTGGCTCCTAAGCGCGGAACAAGAATGGAAGAAGGATCCACCACTTCTACTCTCTGACCTGGCCATAGATGGAAATCTGATCCGAGAAAAATTCCCAGAACTTCCGGCTCCTAAATTGGGAGAACTCTTACGATCTTCTTTGCTCGCTGTTCTCCAAGATCCGAATCAAAATTCCGAAGAACTTCTATTAAGTCAGATTCGAAAATCGCACTAA
- a CDS encoding ribonuclease HI family protein: MKKFKIYCDGASKGNPGPSSIGVAVYEGEAEVHSISRRISDGTNNVAEWAALEAGIEYCLSQDAVEVTAYLDSELVVKQFKGEYKVKSPHLQIAKEKVKGLTSQLKLFSIHHVPREKNKRADKLANLAFES, from the coding sequence GTGAAAAAGTTCAAAATATACTGCGACGGTGCTTCTAAAGGAAATCCGGGACCTTCTTCCATTGGGGTTGCGGTTTACGAAGGAGAAGCCGAGGTGCATTCTATCTCTCGTAGGATCTCCGACGGAACAAATAATGTGGCAGAATGGGCGGCCCTAGAAGCTGGGATAGAATATTGCCTCTCCCAAGACGCCGTAGAAGTCACTGCTTATCTGGATTCTGAACTGGTAGTGAAACAATTCAAGGGAGAATACAAGGTCAAATCCCCTCACTTGCAAATTGCAAAGGAGAAAGTCAAAGGCCTCACCTCTCAACTCAAACTATTCTCTATTCACCATGTTCCTCGGGAAAAAAATAAACGGGCAGATAAACTAGCAAACCTAGCTTTCGAATCTTAA
- a CDS encoding arginyltransferase produces MQIDYFQFLNSLPETPESECSYYPERRSKVKGFILRENIPLEGLDVLFRFGFRRSGNFFYRTNCSSCSHCLSYRIPLENFEKTSSHKRLEKINSDLGLKTSLPQIDSNKENLYLRYQRSRHKGIHGESDFEILETMKYQMYVGSENSLELLLSKDENLLGWILLDIGKETVSAVYSVYDPEESKRSLGNFLILSSILWAKENGFKEFQLGLFLPGHPKMDYKKNWKPSEILNRDTGVWKKSESFLPDYILENGPNGDKRINT; encoded by the coding sequence ATGCAGATAGATTATTTTCAGTTTCTAAATTCTCTCCCCGAAACTCCTGAATCGGAATGCAGTTATTATCCGGAGAGGCGTTCAAAGGTAAAAGGTTTTATCCTAAGGGAAAATATTCCTTTAGAAGGATTGGATGTACTATTTAGATTCGGATTCAGAAGATCCGGGAACTTTTTTTATAGAACGAATTGTTCAAGCTGTTCTCATTGTTTGAGCTATCGTATCCCTCTGGAGAATTTCGAAAAAACTTCTTCGCATAAAAGATTGGAAAAGATCAATTCCGATCTAGGTCTAAAAACATCTCTCCCTCAAATCGACTCGAATAAGGAAAATTTATATTTGAGATACCAAAGATCTAGGCATAAGGGAATTCATGGAGAATCCGACTTTGAGATCTTGGAAACGATGAAATACCAAATGTATGTGGGTTCTGAAAATTCTTTAGAACTTCTTCTTTCGAAAGATGAAAACTTACTCGGATGGATCCTATTGGATATCGGAAAAGAAACCGTATCCGCAGTTTATTCCGTTTATGATCCGGAAGAAAGTAAAAGAAGTTTGGGAAATTTTCTTATTCTATCCTCTATCCTTTGGGCAAAGGAAAATGGATTTAAAGAATTTCAATTGGGTCTTTTTCTTCCAGGACATCCAAAGATGGATTATAAAAAGAACTGGAAGCCTTCGGAAATTTTAAATCGTGATACGGGTGTTTGGAAGAAGAGTGAATCTTTTCTTCCGGATTATATCTTAGAGAATGGTCCAAACGGAGACAAACGTATTAACACTTGA
- a CDS encoding SDR family NAD(P)-dependent oxidoreductase: MAKKIIVVGASSGIGKEIASQLIEQGHQVAAFARRDKELKKLPSSKAKNLFVKHDVTEYSKVPGEFAKAVKSLGGLDEIYYASGVMHRVGPEEFPIEKDLEMLEVNLLGCVAWLDSAAAYFQEKKAGKIIGISSIAGDRGRRGNPVYNASKAGMSAYLEALRNRLAVKGIQVVTVKPGMIETPMTEGLPGLMWLITAKEAAQVILSKVNAGKENFYVPARWALVSLIIRLIPSFIFRKLSI; encoded by the coding sequence ATGGCTAAAAAGATCATCGTAGTAGGCGCTTCTAGCGGTATCGGAAAAGAAATTGCATCTCAATTGATCGAACAGGGACACCAAGTCGCTGCTTTTGCAAGAAGAGATAAGGAACTCAAAAAACTTCCTTCTTCCAAAGCAAAAAACTTATTCGTCAAACACGACGTTACTGAATACTCCAAGGTCCCTGGAGAATTTGCCAAAGCAGTAAAAAGTTTAGGTGGCCTGGACGAAATTTATTACGCATCCGGTGTGATGCATAGAGTCGGTCCGGAAGAATTCCCAATCGAAAAAGATCTAGAAATGTTAGAAGTCAATCTTTTAGGTTGTGTTGCTTGGTTGGACTCTGCAGCTGCTTATTTCCAAGAGAAGAAGGCAGGCAAAATTATAGGTATCTCTTCCATCGCAGGTGATAGAGGTCGTAGAGGAAACCCGGTATACAACGCATCTAAAGCGGGAATGTCTGCTTATTTGGAAGCTTTAAGAAATCGTTTAGCAGTAAAAGGAATCCAAGTAGTTACAGTAAAACCTGGAATGATCGAAACTCCAATGACGGAAGGATTGCCTGGTCTTATGTGGCTCATCACTGCTAAAGAAGCTGCTCAAGTTATATTATCGAAAGTGAATGCTGGAAAAGAGAATTTCTATGTGCCTGCTCGTTGGGCCTTGGTCTCTTTGATCATTCGACTTATCCCTTCCTTTATTTTCAGAAAACTTTCCATTTAA
- a CDS encoding FAD-binding oxidoreductase encodes MAAAPKKKTVKKKTATKTKKVGFDLKEFESHLSPVQKVEAWGMNHFSNSKVFLPTSIQDFKDLFTYARNTNTKVAFRGGGCSYGDAATNEKGIVVDIRNFNKILSFDPKTGILVAESGVTIKQLWEFGIERGFWPPVVSGTMFPTLGGALSMNIHGKNNFAVGPIGDHIQEFTFISPDGKESVCSPKKNSDLFYSAISGFGMLGAFLTVTIKLKKIYSGKMKVWPVNTSNLQEMYDYFEKEYKQSDYLVGWVDGFASGKGIGRGQIHKAVHLKAGEDPDFPENCKLENQILPSTFLGIIPKSWMWLFMYPFSNKFGMRFVNFGKWISGFLNNNKPYEQGHAEYAFLLDYVPNWKFMYKPGAMIQYQSFIPKENAVKGFEEILSICQKRGIVNWLGVFKKHRPDKFLLTHAVDGYSMAMDFPMTNGNKTKLWELAKEMDEIVVKNGGRFYFAKDSTLRPEVYRRSMPKQNLEKFRTMKKKLDPKNLLESDLFRRVWGK; translated from the coding sequence ATGGCAGCCGCCCCTAAGAAAAAGACAGTTAAAAAAAAGACAGCTACTAAAACTAAAAAAGTTGGCTTCGATCTGAAAGAGTTCGAGTCACATTTAAGTCCTGTCCAAAAGGTAGAAGCCTGGGGAATGAACCATTTCTCCAATAGTAAGGTTTTCTTACCCACTTCTATCCAAGACTTTAAGGATCTATTCACCTACGCAAGAAATACGAATACTAAAGTTGCATTTAGAGGTGGTGGTTGTAGTTACGGTGACGCTGCTACAAATGAAAAAGGGATAGTAGTAGATATTCGTAATTTTAATAAGATCTTATCTTTTGATCCTAAAACCGGGATCTTGGTTGCAGAGTCCGGAGTGACCATCAAACAACTTTGGGAGTTTGGGATTGAAAGGGGATTTTGGCCTCCTGTTGTAAGTGGAACGATGTTCCCTACTTTAGGCGGAGCACTTTCTATGAATATCCATGGAAAGAATAACTTCGCTGTTGGACCGATCGGCGATCATATCCAAGAATTTACTTTTATAAGTCCTGATGGAAAAGAATCCGTTTGTTCTCCTAAAAAGAATTCGGATCTATTCTATTCTGCAATTTCCGGTTTCGGAATGTTAGGCGCATTTCTAACGGTAACAATCAAACTCAAAAAAATCTACTCAGGTAAGATGAAGGTTTGGCCGGTGAATACCTCAAACCTACAAGAGATGTATGATTATTTCGAAAAAGAATACAAACAATCAGATTATCTAGTTGGCTGGGTGGATGGATTTGCTTCCGGGAAAGGTATAGGTCGTGGACAGATCCATAAAGCAGTTCATCTAAAAGCAGGAGAAGATCCTGATTTTCCTGAAAATTGCAAATTGGAAAATCAAATCCTACCAAGCACATTCTTAGGGATCATTCCTAAATCTTGGATGTGGCTTTTCATGTATCCGTTTAGCAATAAATTTGGAATGAGATTCGTGAACTTTGGGAAATGGATCTCAGGGTTTTTAAATAATAATAAACCGTATGAGCAGGGACATGCCGAGTATGCTTTTCTTTTGGACTATGTTCCGAATTGGAAATTTATGTATAAGCCTGGTGCAATGATCCAATACCAAAGTTTTATTCCGAAAGAAAATGCAGTTAAAGGATTTGAAGAAATCCTAAGTATTTGTCAAAAAAGAGGGATCGTAAACTGGCTCGGAGTATTCAAGAAACATAGACCAGATAAGTTCTTACTCACTCATGCTGTAGATGGTTATTCCATGGCTATGGATTTTCCGATGACCAACGGGAATAAAACGAAACTTTGGGAACTTGCCAAAGAAATGGATGAGATCGTTGTAAAGAATGGAGGAAGATTCTATTTTGCAAAAGACAGCACTCTTCGTCCTGAAGTTTACAGAAGGTCCATGCCAAAACAGAACCTAGAAAAGTTCAGAACCATGAAGAAAAAATTAGATCCTAAAAATCTTTTAGAGTCCGACTTATTCAGAAGGGTCTGGGGAAAGTAG
- a CDS encoding LA_3751/LA_3752 family putative glycosyltransferase: MFNRLLSRVSSFTGKPSGFLIFGAVFLSLFLAWQYQTGIRVGDGAVKQQQLADLLQNGLPDFSCRYSGKEIDPEFQFLPLDLKKGSTMTHVYKGKCYYVFPFYYTAIQYPFALLMGRFGSFFLSLVFGILTLRALFQISEVFQLKEKSKFFFLIFLLFGSAFSLFSTDISETIIAIYGVTQGIYFLLKEDESSNSADLILAGIFFGFAAFFRQETILLAASLSLVYAFRIFRNPKTALFPFVFGTFLFIQAAINFSVVGHPLGSRGYLQESSSYRLIAQIYYLGQLVFLGKGSLGLFGAYPALAFIVLWRPKSDPLTRILYGLVIFILISGFLTSTKFWQGVLFGPRFLMTILPFLLLVLFSILEKNWEKLSKPFKIAVVLFLSYSIVGGVIFDRLYYKFTKSIVNEQKELSDHTSKIVIYRKGSVFLPSNSFREEREVYEIDTAESFDVLLEKLHTIGKTQVTVVGFKDAYPKDILVPKSEHFEFKNRNFYQSPSINMETLEIIKVHAKPQR, translated from the coding sequence ATGTTCAATCGCCTTCTTTCCCGGGTTTCTTCTTTTACCGGCAAGCCCTCAGGATTTCTGATTTTCGGAGCAGTATTTTTATCCTTATTTTTAGCATGGCAGTACCAAACAGGGATCCGAGTCGGGGATGGAGCAGTCAAACAGCAACAACTTGCGGACCTTCTCCAAAACGGGTTACCTGATTTTTCCTGTAGATACTCCGGAAAAGAAATAGATCCTGAGTTCCAATTTTTACCTTTAGATCTGAAAAAAGGGTCCACGATGACCCATGTTTATAAAGGAAAATGTTATTATGTATTTCCTTTTTATTACACAGCGATCCAGTACCCATTTGCTCTTCTTATGGGAAGATTCGGAAGTTTTTTCTTATCTTTAGTTTTTGGAATATTAACTCTAAGGGCATTATTCCAAATTTCTGAAGTTTTCCAATTAAAGGAAAAATCTAAATTTTTCTTTTTGATCTTTCTACTTTTTGGTTCTGCGTTCAGCTTATTTTCAACGGATATTTCCGAAACAATCATAGCAATCTACGGAGTTACCCAAGGAATTTATTTTTTACTAAAAGAAGATGAATCATCCAATTCTGCGGACTTAATATTAGCCGGTATATTTTTCGGATTTGCAGCATTCTTTCGACAGGAAACAATTCTATTGGCGGCCAGCCTTTCTTTAGTTTATGCTTTTAGAATATTCAGAAATCCAAAAACTGCATTATTCCCATTCGTATTCGGGACATTCTTATTCATCCAAGCGGCAATCAATTTTTCAGTAGTGGGACATCCGTTAGGTTCTAGAGGCTATTTACAAGAATCCTCTTCCTATCGTTTGATCGCTCAGATCTATTATTTAGGACAATTGGTATTTTTAGGAAAAGGATCACTGGGATTATTTGGAGCCTATCCTGCATTGGCATTTATCGTTTTATGGAGGCCAAAATCGGACCCATTAACTCGAATTTTATACGGATTAGTGATCTTTATACTTATATCAGGATTTCTGACCTCTACAAAATTTTGGCAGGGAGTATTATTCGGGCCTAGGTTTTTAATGACCATTCTCCCATTTTTGCTTTTGGTCCTATTTTCTATTTTAGAAAAAAATTGGGAAAAACTCAGTAAACCTTTTAAAATTGCAGTTGTCCTTTTTCTTTCTTACTCGATCGTAGGCGGGGTCATATTTGACAGACTATATTATAAATTTACAAAGTCCATTGTGAATGAACAAAAAGAGCTAAGTGATCACACTTCAAAAATTGTGATCTACAGAAAAGGTTCTGTGTTTTTACCTTCTAATTCTTTTAGAGAAGAAAGAGAAGTCTATGAAATCGACACCGCCGAATCCTTCGATGTACTTTTAGAAAAATTACATACGATTGGAAAAACTCAGGTAACTGTAGTTGGTTTTAAGGATGCTTATCCGAAAGATATTTTAGTTCCCAAATCAGAACATTTTGAATTTAAGAATAGAAACTTCTATCAAAGTCCTTCTATCAATATGGAGACTTTAGAAATTATTAAAGTTCACGCGAAGCCGCAAAGATAA